tagctcatttgaaaggttctttaattctctattcagtaatgtaaacatttacataattatttatacagggtgtccaaaaaatttttattaaattaaattatttggcaaaaaaataagtagaaggacaccctgtataaataattatataaatgtttatattactgaaaggaaaattgaagaacctttcaaatgagctagaacacgacccctattctcatttaaaaaaatcatcgattacgtcatcacgcccagatggatgacgtcactagtataccatatatgccataatatcgtaacttaaaaatacaaatcgacctgtttcgggatttttccttaaagtcgccggtttacgaaataacgaatttattcctttcatttgcaccatactgtcggtggaaaatattgtcgcgcacgcttgattatcaattaaaaaacaaaggcgttatgaacattgtattgcaaaaaactcttcgggatttcatgaattgatgtttaaagaatatctacctaccttggcaacattcaaattttaagtttttcacatagtttttgagagttaaaaatggccgaattcgcaatttttcaatttttaatcgcttatatgtcaaaaactatcatttttagagaaaagtcacttaagaccttttctgtttggaataatccaaaaaacctaaaaaaactttgttccatgcaaaaaaaaataattttaggaaaaaaacaaaaaaaaacgtttaaaaaattttttaccaccttttggtcctggcaacatgcaaatttgttaaaaggagtccttttagagtaagattgtgtaaaaaattcgaattagaatatttctcctagcggatgcgcagtggctttctggactgtATGAATTTTTGAACTATTTAATGTTCCTTTAACCGTTTTTCGATTATCCTTCATACCactggtccggtgccctgacgaataatcgaggttccactgtattataaaaaataaataagatgtttaaaaataaaatttaagtctagtttaaaaggtatttattAACAACTAATGTTATAAAAGTAAGTAGAAACATATAATAGAAGACATAGGTTTGTTTTATAATTAAATGGATTGTTTACATTGTataaaaatttcaacttgtaTGTCTCggtttaatttttgtataatttttaaaattgcattacccttctatttttaaattattagctttcctttttctttatttattgttttaattttattacctaCGTGTTTTTAACTGTTAtctttgtttctatgtttttgaTAATTCTGTGCtgctttatatttgatattaaatttgatttattatattaataaaatgCCGCACAATGTCCTGGGACAACCTGAAGCAGCGTTCTAAGTTAAATATTCACTTGATTTTTATcgaaaaacaaatcaaaacataaacCTAACCTTACAATCCTTAACATATAACTACAGAGTCAGgctacagagttatctcataactcaagaactgtcaagaaataacgcaagtagttaagttaaatatgatacatcacaccaattcgagtaTTAAAaattaactacaggataactttccGTTATATTTTACGTGAGTGATTAATCACAGGGCTGATTAATACAACGTCACTACAAAAGCTTCGCTTCAAAAATGTCACATTTGTTTTTCTTCACTGTGCATTTTCAAATGTACTATTTTCAAACGGCTTGCTTGATTAagttgcttaaaacaaatttcacactttaCGATTGTTCAGCAGTGTGTATTCTCATATGTCTTTTCAgattatttatttactttaaactgcttaaaacaaatttcacacttgtgcgGTTTTTCATCAGTATGCACTCTTAAATGTACTTTCAAATCACTTGCTTGAATAAATTGCTTAAGGGGATCGGaacaaaatacacaattttcacgaatatcaaaattttcaatgtgttttaaatgtaggtattcatttttttcgaatcctgagaaaactaatacagtggaacctcgattatccgtctctccattgaccgtcacctctgttaaccgccAGGGTCCGTACATAAGTTGTATTGAGTACATAAGAAGAAATTTGTACAATATTATTgtacaaattaatgtacaataaTAACGAATGAAGTTATGGCTGaatcaactgttttgttttcgttgcctAAAGATGACTTAAAGTAATGgttaatttgtgatgaggacgCAAGCGGCTATCGATTGCTAACAGATGATGGAATCGTTGAAATGGCACAACAGAGACTGACGAAACAGCttcagaagctgacacaaacTTAGAATTTGACGGTGGCCATGTCGATGATGCTTTtgcaactgacaaagatttgcctaAAGAAGCCAGAGAAGCTGCATCGTACATTAAaccattcatcgagtggtattctcgacAAGAAGaatccaataaagtagattgcatgatcttacgaTGATTAAGAAATTCATCCCTTGCAAAATGTGAAAcatcagtaaaacaaacaaagatttcagaatattttaaaccaaattcgaCAATATTAACACGAACACAGAGTCCGCTTATTGTATtatcaaacaaaacaaacaaataaaatttgagagttgtattatcaatttttaactttttttaatgttctgttaaccgtcttttcgattatccgtcatacccttggtccggtgccctgacggataatcgaggttctactgtatgtatttttaaacaatttaaacgtagaatgaaagactactttattaccgagggccgaaagtcccttagaagaaataaagtttttttgaagtaatatttgcaattaaaaattacactaaattttctcttttattttcaactCTCTATATAggtactgccgtgctaagcccaaaggcggtaactgattttttatcgaaaatgacatttttgtatttctaggtaggtttcattatattataatgcttctacaactacAAAGACTTTGTAACTATATTCTAGATACCCATTATAATagttctacaactccaaagacttggtaaaaatattctaaatacccTGTTCTACGTAGAAATACAACAAtcttattttcgataaaaaatcagttaccgcctttgggcttagcacggcagtatataacttattaaaatatatcccctttccacgaatatacgtcccTCTTGGATTAtcacgacaacgaatattttactgtgcataATATGACGAACGAaagaaaattgcaaattatagtgttgtttattggagtaattattagagcaaaatactttcgtacttattatgttgcacactaaaatattcgttgttgcgataatccaaaacagtcgtatattcgtggaatacaccataaacattatataagtattcagggactttcggctctcggcaataatgtaatctttcattctgcatttaaatttttttaaaatatttttagttttctcttgacatgcgtcaaaattttgcattttgctcagTTCCCCTTAAATTGTACTTCAATTCAATTTCATTTCAAATCACTTGATCAAATTTCACAACTTTACACAATTTTTACGTTTTAGTACGACTTTTCTGTGTGTTCTCCGATGGAATTTCAAACCATGCTCTGTAGTAaattgcttcaaacaaatttcacacttataaggtttttctttaGTGTGCACTCTCAGATGGTATTTCAAATGACCTGCTtgattaaattgcttaaaacaaatttcacacttgtaaggcgttTCTCCAGTGTGTTTTCTCAGATGGCATTTCAAACCAAGTTCtgtagtaaactgcttaaaacaaatttcacacttgtaaggtttttcctcagtgtgcactctcaaatgtactttcaaaatACCTGCTtgattaaattgcttaaaacaaatttcacacttgtaaggcgttTCTCCAGTGTGTTTTCTCAGATGGTATTTTAAACCAAGTTCtgtagtaaactgcttaaaacaaatttcacacttgtaaggtttttcctcagtgtgtactctcaaatgtactttcaaattacctgcttgattaaattgcttaaaacaaacttcacacgtgtgagatttttctccagtgtgtgttttgaaatgtgtttttaaattacctaaacaactaaattgcttaaaacaaacttcacacgtgtgagatttttctccagtgtgtgtttTGAAATGTGCTTTTAAATTACTTAAGCaaataaattgcttaaaacaaacttcacacgtgtgagatttttctccagtgtgtgttcTCAGATGGTATTTCAAACCATGTGCTGTAGttaactgcttaaaacaaatttcacacttaaaaggtttttccccagtgtgcactctcaaatgtgttttcaaagcaCCTGCCTGAGAAAAGTGTTTAAGACAAACTTCGCACTTGTAAGGCGTTTCTCCAGTGCTCACTGTCAAATGCGCTTTCAAATTAGATAATTGACTAAattcctttaaacaaatttcgcacttgtaacgACTTTGTCTAGTCGCAACTTTCTCATTTTTATTGAATGTTTTTCCTTTGGAGTGTTGACTCATATAATTCCCATCGTAAGATGAATCTTTAATTAGTGTCTCTGTAGTTTCCATTTTGGGTTCGTCTTGGTCTTGGAGACAACCTAAAATACAAACCAACTATGtattatacagttgagtccagggttctttacccgtgcgtcattaatacctggcgagaaaaaacacatattttttttctagCATCATTTCAGGGGCGGCctgtcggggtaggcaaggtaggcacCGCCTAACCTCTTGAaatgtacaataatataaattattaatataaatgacttatttcaaaattgttaaattttgacACGATGcctacaataaaaaaaaactactttttaatttctcttcgAAATTTTAATTATTGTACGCCCCTTGTAGCAGTAGTATTAAGATTCCATATTCATTGGTAAGGCACTTTTAAATGTCGCTTAAATCCCTTGGatgtttataaatataaatttcaACTTGTATCTCACggtttaatttttgtataatttttaaaattgcattacccttctatttttaaattattagctttcctttttcatttttattattgttttaattttattacctaCGTGTTTTTAACTGTTAtctttgtttctatgtttttgaTAATTCTGTGCTGCTTTATATTTGCTATTAAATTTgatttattatattaataaaatgCCGCACAAGGTCCTGGGACAACCTGAAGCAGCGTTCTAAGTTAAATATTCACTTgatttctatctaaaaacaaatcaaaacataaacCTAACCTTACAATCCTTAACATATAACTACAGAGTCACgctacagagttatctcataacttgaggtttaacgtcgcgttataaagtgacagttgatatatcagataactcaagaactgtcaagaaataacgcaagtagttaagttaaatatgatacatcacaccaattcgagtaTTAAAAATTAACTACAAAATAACTTTACGTGAGTGATTAATCACAGGGCTGATTAATACAACGTCATTACAAAAGCTTCGCTTCAAAAATGTCACATTTGTTTTTCTTCACTGTGCATTTTCAAATGTACTATTTTCAAACGGCTTGCTTGATTAagttgcttaaaacaaatttcacactttaCGATTGTTCAGCAGTGTGTATTCTCATATGTCTTTTCAgattatttatttactttaaactgcttaaaacaaatttcacacttgtgcgGTTTTTCATCAGTATGCACTCTTAAATGTACTTTCAAATCACTTGCTTGAATAAATTGCTTAAGGGGATCGGaacaaaatacacaattttcacgaagatcaaaattttcaatgtgttttaaatgtaggtattcatttttttcgaatcctgagaaaactaataagtatttttaaacaatttaaacgtagaatgaaagactactttattaccgagggccgaaagtcccttagaataaataaagtttttttgaagtaatatttgcaattaaaaattacactaaattttcttttattttcacctctctatatatatataacttattaaaatataccccattccacgaatatacgtcccTCTTGGATTAtcacgacaacgaatattttactgtgcataatatgaagaacgaaagtaaatttcaaattatagtgttatttattggagcaattattagagcaaaatactttcgtacttattatgttgcacactaaaatattcgttgttgcgataatccaaaacagtcgtatattcgtggaatacaccataaacattatataagtattcagggactttcggccctcggcaataatgtaatctttcattctgcgtttaaattttttaaaaatatttttagttttctcttgacatgcgtcaaaattttgcattttgctcagTTCCCCTTAAATTTCACTTCAATTCAATTTCATTTCAAATCACTTGCTCAAATTTCACAACTTTACACAATTTTTACGTTTTAGTACGACTTTTCTGTGTGTTCTCCGAAGGAATTTCAAGCCATGTGATGTAGTtaattgctttaaacaaatttcacacttatagaTTTTTCTTCGGTGTGCACTCTTAAGTGTTTGTTCAAATTACCTTTTATAGCAAATCGCTTTatacaaatttcacacttataaggtttttctccagtgtgcactctcagaTGGTATTTCAAACCATGCTTtgtagtaaactgcttaaaacaaatttcacacttataaggtttttcttcagtgtgcaCTCTCAGATGGTATTTCAAATGACCTGCTtgattaaattgcttaaaacaaatttcacacttgtaaggcgttTCTCCAGTGTGTTTTCTCAGATGGCATTTCAAACCAAGTTCtgtagtaaactgcttaaaacaaatttcacacttgtaaggtttttcctcagtgtgcactctcaaatgtactttcaaattacctgcttgattaaattgcttaaaacaaatttcacacttgtaaggcgttTCTCCAGTGTGTTTTCTCAGATGGTATTTCAAACCAAGTTCtgtagtaaactgcttaaaacaaatttgacacttgtaaggtgtttctccagtgtgcaatctcaaatgtgttttcaatgtatataattgacgaaattgcttaaaacaaacttcacacgtgtgagatttttctccagtgtgtgttttgaaatgtgtttttaaattacttaagtcactaaattgcttaaaacaaacttcacacgtgtgagatttttctccagtgtgtgttcTCAGATGGTATTTCAAACCATGTGCTGTAGttaactgcttaaaacaaatttcacacttgaaaggtttttccccagtgtgcactctcaaatgtgtttttaaagcACCTGCCTGAGAAAAGTGTTTAAGACAAACTTCGCACTTGTAAggcgtttctccagtgtgcactgtCAAATGCGCTTTCAAATTAGATAATTGACTAAattcctttaaacaaatttcgcacttgtaacgACTTTGTCTAGTCGCAACTTTCTCATTTTTATTGAATGTTTTTCCTTTGGAGTGTTGACTCATATAATTAACATCGTAAGATGAATCTTCAATTAGTGTCTCTGTAGTTTCCATTTTGGGTTCGTCTTGGTCTTGGAGACAATCTAAAATACAAACCAACTATGtattatacagttgagtccagggttctttacccgtgcgtcattaatacctggcgagaaaaaacacatactttttttCTAGCATCATTTCAGAGGCGGCctgtcggggtaggcaaggtaggcaccgcctaacctcttcaaatgtacaataatataaattattaatataaattacttattaattttactCCGAactttttaatactttttaatttctctcCGAAATTTTAATTATTGTATGCCCCTTGTAGCAGTAGTATTAAGATTCTATATTCATTGGTAAGGCACTTTAAAAAACGTCGCCTAGAATAGAACAACGATGCACCAGAAGTGATGTGCCATCTCGCTCTTTACGCCAGCTACTAAGTTTTGGCGGTACAGGGACATAATTTCCACGAATTTTTTAAGAAGTTATGCACCAGATTTTGCAGCCTACAGGCCTTCAGCATAACAAAATCGCTCATATCTCAGTTGATTCTCTTGTGTGTTGTGAaactattttaaattgttttttgatttgggctgttagtaggttaagtattcaataaaaataggtacggcaatttaaatttgtttatgaaaagtGAATAATAAAGAGGCAAATTTAAGATTGGTCTATTGAAGagattttaatttagtaataaatcaccaacaacaaataaatctgtgaatagttattggtgaaataaaatttatcagtcgattatattttatttttattgtgtttcaatacaattttgataatttaaaggtAAAATGACGAATTTTCTTTGTTACATTTGATTATATAGatacatatttaaaatttaaagtgaGGTTAACttgtcaatttattcgaagaaTAAATCTTTATTTGAGACAAATAAAATAAGTCATATTTGAACGTTggtgaaacgtaggtgtgttagttttattgacCGAATATTTTATTCatcgaataaactactatttgtcgttggtgaaaccgcccatagtaaaataaaatgaatattttacaTGATATAATCTGCAGTTTGAttgagacgcctttttcaaggcgccaaaatcaagaaagattcaTTATTTCAATGAAtcggcctttaccaaatttaaaaattttattaacagaTAAGAAAGgcaatcgaccattttcgagatcgtttaaaacgaTATGGTATGAAAACCATAAATGGTTAAGcagaagttattttaaaaattcacttttttgttgctctcaaatttggaGCAAAATAATGTTTGGATGAGTCAgtgatattcagatttgaaaaattgaTCAGCTAGTGTCAAAAAACATGAATATTCGAAAGagcatttaaacaattgcttaggtttaaaacggttagaaaaaaataatcaaactattgacagtgctttagctggacataTTTCTTTATGTAATAAGTAATATAATGAAGTTAGAAAAAATAGAGTTCGTGGATACAtgtcgcctacccgcatactgaggtcacgagccgccactgcattaTTTtattccacgcatgaaactaaaaaCAAACCAGATACCAActattattaagtaaaaacacatgttatttttagaaACGCTCTAGCTAGACTCagtaaatcgaaaaaaaaataggtACAAAAAAGATGTTTGGGAacgttttcagattttaagtacaatttgtgacgtttctggtctGTCTGTcagtttgttggatttttttctgttttttgtcctgtttttgcatttagaagttattgaagttattcttctttaggcgcgattgagagtaaaatttttcataaatctgcgcgcctgcgcacacacagtatgtagttcgtcgctaatctttcaagatatgcaTCTGTATccgcgcaaataagtcattaaaagaatatattagtgtttttagtaaatgtattatttattataatttttgtgtttttggatttgtgttcctctgtagtaaaataataaaatattatgtaggtataacatttttacacttctatttgtcgccgtgttgtgtaattatatccgaaacttacatgtagATTACAAGGACCTCGGTGGAGTAGTTGGTATGGCGTTAGATCCGAGATCGAAAGGTCGCGGTTTccaatcctgggcgattcatattctttttatttttgttgttttaataaaaaatttttgaaagtggtaaataagaaagttagtttaatatttaaatgaaatacaaataacctgttaagtatatttacttcgttgaaattacctatataatagaagaataacttcttacgtgcgtacaaagtacacacacattattttttatattaaacaaacagttgttgtTGCTTTCACTAAAAAATTTTATACtcgagtttgaaattttatggtaagtgaATTTTATTTTGCCATTAATTTATATACAAAGTTAACCTCATTCACGCAGTTAAGGAATGGTGTTGTTTAAGTTTCCGTAAAAGTGAAATGAATAACACaaagagaatattttattttcaaatatttatattataacaaatattaaatattactAATTATATTCAAAGAActtcttaacccttaaacgcccaagggtgggtaaaaaatgtccacctaatgcatattcctttgtaacatatttataaggtgttccaaaatttttcaaaaagtatttattgttaaaaagacagccctttatcgaatgttaatttggttcttccgatatttttgaaaataaaagtagcatcttgatttaaatatgggtgggcataaaaactacactcttggtaaaacttgttactaaaggtttctatataatttctcgttggtaggaagataatccatataattatcgacgtaaaattacataatctacataattatccgccaatgaggaggttgaaaggaagaatgtggagaaaatcgacaaatctgaattactggcttttactggtatgttaattttgatgtattgtccttttcatgattatttttcagtgcgtaacaaatgataggaaaaagggtaagtccgtgataatacacatttatgacatttattctaacatgacattttagctaaatctgacagttgtcacattttattttcaatttggaataaaaacaaatcaaatgtgtttcttgcatttataaaatggtatttactttgatttgtatagtcttataatttATAcaacgaaatgtaatcaccgacgtgcctttttttctgtcacatacaatttaatgcgttagaaagaaatcgaaaaactgtgacgcactgaaagataatcatgagaaatactgtacattgtaattttgttgtaagttttgtaaattgtttatattaatattttagaatatGCTGTCCTTATTAAGCTTAAGaatcttaagtttaatccatatCTAAcgactctcaataaatatattagctattttcgaggtgaaCATTTTTTACCCATCCTTGGGcgacatggaacctaaaaaaggttgggcgtttaagggttaagctacttcaaatgtagctgaaATTCTTTACCAAAATTTTAAGTTCtgtttatttgataacgtcaaattttataatataattcgTGATCGGAGCACTACCCACTTTATGTCACTTGCTATTGCGTggaatagatttccgacttatttcgtattctttaaatgatgacgcacgggcaAAGAATCATGGGCTCAActgtataaatatttaattaGAGTACGGCATCTGAATCTAGGTCGACTGTCACTTATCTGTTTTCCCGACAGCCATGAATGTTAACACGTAGGCAATACCTCATAGACCTATTTTAAACTTTTAGTTTCAATAAAATTTGATTGGTAAATAAATGGGTGAAACTTGCTAcacaaagtttatttttaattaaggggagtttaaaaatgtttatatattcgatttcttttttaactatttataatgggaaataagccacaaattattaaaaaatgatttttattaaatcgagatctctaacgcgagaattttaatgtcaccgttgcatgtggttgtctttttaaagacagatcacatgctatgatttttttgtgacggatattcttgagttggggttgatttcatgtaatcgaatgaactatctttcagtaaagtcgtcccaggaacgcaactcataaatattggcaatatcattttaaagtcttctactttaaaatgtatcatatgtatctgaattgccgatataaatgagtcaaattaaataaattattagaagaatttttttactaagcaacaacatttttgtttatgttagtagtattttgtattttgacaacggcacccgatttgggcgtcgaaacgttaataaaaatcattttttaataatattgtggcttatttcccattataaatagttaaaattgtaaaaatgccacaagaaaatagcttcagaacaacattaagaactcgatttcttttgttattttaaatgaatgtacataacttcaagaatactctctgagaATTTCAGATGGATTGGACcaaaattacaggaaatacagCATATTGAATATCCCCACCTttgactcgctttgcagcaggtgcCCGCCAATGCGTTTGAACATAGGTGGTGAGCAACAGTCAACAGCTGTTcccattctcttttgtaaataaattactccgcgattcaaagaCATATTCCggtgttcatcactttacgatttgacacaCAAAAagcaattgaaaataaaagttgacagtacttcaacacatttttcttaaaatttcttttttattaggcGGTTGAccttgtaactcaaaaactatttgaCTGATCCACCTagaattttgtaaatattttctttaaattatttagtaaaatcaaaaataattatttagaaGATGTCCAATGTCTGATgcgaattttaatttttgtagttgACATGATTTATAGAATAATTGTTGGtaacttattatttatttgtcttgtactatacagggtgagtcatgaggaactgtacatactacTACCTCGTATAGaagctcctatggggaataacaaatgaccattaaaaagtgtctgctcccattgtttaataatatacagggcgagttttgcattttgacagaaatttgtattcgtcataatttttgaacagtcTAATTGATGTGTCTCTtcttttggtcaatcgttacactattccacccaatcaactgatttagtcaaactagaaaaaaatcaggtccggctttaaaaaattagttcgtttgggtcttttcaccctgtatacgctttttgaaaactctaatatgaattttacaaattagacaaataggcaattaaaatggcatatttattttttccccacacgattacttaattttttataaaaaaatcaaatttgactatgaatttaaagtttggtaaagtgaaccatagatttaaaaaaattaacttttattacaaaaattaattttttaaacaaatatttaatttatgttaccacccaatcaactgatttatttaaactagaaaaaaaatcaggtccggctttaaaaaattagttcgtt
This genomic window from Diabrotica virgifera virgifera chromosome 1, PGI_DIABVI_V3a contains:
- the LOC126879187 gene encoding zinc finger protein 235-like isoform X3, with the protein product MEVKQEIGDETCKVEYSDLDDAFLDGFKCEIKKESNSQGTLGTNDYLDVKEHPINIKVEQHEDIHPFDQKTEKGCLQDQDEPKMETTETLIKDSSYDGNYMSQHSKGKTFNKNEKVATRQSRYKCEICLKEFSQLSNLKAHLTVSTGETPYKCEVCLKHFSQAGALKTHLRVHTGEKPFKCEICFKQLTTAHGLKYHLRTHTGEKSHTCEVCFKQFICLSNLKTHFKTHTGEKSHTCEVCFKQFNQAGNLKVHLRVHTEEKPYKCEICFKQFTTELGLKYHLRKHTGETPYKCEICFKQFNQAGILKVHLRVHTEEKPYKCEICFKQFTTELGLKCHLRKHTGETPYKCEICFKQFNQAGHLKYHLRVHTKEKPYKCEICLKQFTTEHGLKFHRRTHRKVVLKRKNCVKL
- the LOC126879187 gene encoding zinc finger protein 664-like isoform X1, with product MEVKQEIGDETCKVEYSDLDDAFLDGFKCEIKKESNSQGTLGTNDYLDVKEHPINIKVEQHEDIHPFDQKTEKGCLQDQDEPKMETTETLIKDSSYDGNYMSQHSKGKTFNKNEKVATRQSRYKCEICLKEFSQLSNLKAHLTVSTGETPYKCEVCLKHFSQAGALKTHLRVHTGEKPFKCEICFKQLTTAHGLKYHLRTHTGEKSHTCEVCFKQFICLSNLKAHFKTHTGEKSHTCEVCFKQFSCLGNLKTHFKTHTGEKSHTCEVCFKQFNQAGNLKVHLRVHTEEKPYKCEICFKQFTTELGLKYHLRKHTGETPYKCEICFKQFNQAGILKVHLRVHTEEKPYKCEICFKQFTTELGLKCHLRKHTGETPYKCEICFKQFNQAGHLKYHLRVHTKEKPYKCEICLKQFTTEHGLKFHRRTHRKVVLKRKNCVKL
- the LOC126879187 gene encoding zinc finger protein 227-like isoform X2: MEVKQEIGDETCKVEYSDLDDAFLDGFKCEIKKESNSQGTLGTNDYLDVKEHPINIKVEQHEDIHPFDQKTEKDCLQDQDEPKMETTETLIEDSSYDVNYMSQHSKGKTFNKNEKVATRQSRYKCEICLKEFSQLSNLKAHLTVHTGETPYKCEVCLKHFSQAGALKTHLRVHTGEKPFKCEICFKQLTTAHGLKYHLRTHTGEKSHTCEVCFKQFICLSNLKAHFKTHTGEKSHTCEVCFKQFSCLGNLKTHFKTHTGEKSHTCEVCFKQFNQAGNLKVHLRVHTEEKPYKCEICFKQFTTELGLKYHLRKHTGETPYKCEICFKQFNQAGILKVHLRVHTEEKPYKCEICFKQFTTELGLKCHLRKHTGETPYKCEICFKQFNQAGHLKYHLRVHTKEKPYKCEICLKQFTTEHGLKFHRRTHRKVVLKRKNCVKL